The following proteins are co-located in the Mesorhizobium sp. M1E.F.Ca.ET.045.02.1.1 genome:
- a CDS encoding riboflavin synthase — translation MFTGIVTDVGTVAAVKPLSEGVGLRIDTSYDPETIAIGASISCGGVCLTVTALPEHGSNARWFEVEAWEEALRLTTASSWKSGARINLERALKIGDELGGHIVSGHVDGTAEIVERKEEGDAVRFTLEAPRHLAKFIAPKGSVALDGTSLTVNKVEGTRFDVLLIHHSLSVTTWGERQAGDRVNIEIDTMARYAARLVEAAKEGL, via the coding sequence ATGTTTACTGGAATTGTCACCGACGTCGGGACCGTGGCCGCGGTGAAGCCGCTCAGCGAAGGCGTCGGCCTGCGCATCGATACCTCCTACGACCCCGAGACCATTGCGATCGGCGCCTCGATCTCCTGCGGCGGCGTCTGCCTGACCGTGACGGCGCTTCCCGAGCATGGCTCGAACGCGCGCTGGTTCGAGGTCGAGGCCTGGGAAGAAGCGCTCAGGCTGACTACCGCGTCGAGCTGGAAATCCGGCGCCAGGATCAATCTTGAACGGGCGCTGAAGATCGGCGACGAGCTCGGCGGCCACATCGTCTCCGGCCATGTCGACGGCACGGCAGAAATCGTCGAGCGCAAGGAGGAGGGCGACGCCGTGCGCTTCACGCTGGAGGCGCCGCGGCATCTCGCGAAATTCATCGCGCCGAAAGGCTCCGTCGCGCTCGACGGCACCTCGCTCACCGTCAACAAGGTTGAAGGCACTCGCTTCGACGTTCTTCTGATCCACCACTCGCTGAGCGTCACCACCTGGGGCGAGCGCCAGGCCGGCGACCGCGTCAACATCGAGATCGACACCATGGCCCGCTATGCCGCGCGTCTTGTGGAGGCCGCGAAAGAAGGGTTGTGA
- the ribH gene encoding 6,7-dimethyl-8-ribityllumazine synthase, giving the protein MAGISQHGKAFIRPKAKAHLLIVEARFHDDLADALLDGATGALDEAGATYDVVTVPGSLEIPAVITFALDGAAEGGTHYDGFVALGTIVRGDTYHFDIVANESSRALMDLSVQEAVAIGNGILTTENDAQAWTRARRTEGDKGGFAARAALTMIALKEKFGAQS; this is encoded by the coding sequence ATGGCTGGCATATCCCAACACGGCAAAGCGTTCATTCGTCCGAAGGCGAAGGCGCATCTGCTCATCGTCGAGGCGCGCTTCCACGACGACCTCGCCGACGCGCTGCTCGACGGCGCGACCGGCGCGCTGGACGAAGCCGGCGCTACCTATGACGTCGTCACCGTTCCCGGCTCGCTGGAAATACCGGCCGTCATTACCTTCGCGCTGGATGGCGCCGCCGAAGGCGGCACGCACTATGACGGCTTCGTCGCGCTCGGCACCATCGTCCGTGGCGACACCTATCATTTCGACATCGTCGCTAACGAATCGAGCCGTGCGCTGATGGACCTTTCGGTGCAGGAAGCGGTCGCGATCGGCAACGGCATCCTGACCACCGAGAACGACGCGCAGGCGTGGACGCGTGCCCGCCGCACTGAAGGCGACAAGGGCGGTTTCGCCGCGCGCGCGGCGCTGACCATGATCGCGCTGAAAGAGAAATTCGGAGCCCAATCGTGA
- a CDS encoding MFS transporter, with product MTAATAVVAGAGREARRTALLLAAAQAIVGSAAPIAISLGALAGQYLLGPDKSLATAPVTGFNLGVALGALPAAAIIRRLGHRGGFMTGTLITALGGLIATLALFQASFWLFAFGLGVIGVGGAFVQQFRFAAADNAPPQFKARAISFVLAGGIVTAILGPQIVIYTRELLAPVMFAGSFASILILAAVGAVVLSFLHISTGKSGSAETAASDARPLVEIATQPRFVAALFCAVCAYALMSFVMTGAPLAMVGCGLSTDDATLGISWHVMAMFGPSFFTGSLIHRFGAERIVAIGLVLLIGCAAVALSGLELWHFWTALILLGLGWNFGFIGATAMVAASYHPSEKGKVQGFHDFVLFGSVAFASLMSGAVYNAWGWTMLNWVVFPVVALCFLALGALRITGLRRPGI from the coding sequence ATGACGGCCGCCACGGCCGTGGTCGCCGGAGCCGGCCGCGAAGCGCGCCGCACGGCGCTGCTGCTCGCCGCGGCGCAGGCGATCGTCGGCTCCGCGGCACCCATTGCCATTTCGCTCGGGGCGCTTGCCGGCCAATATCTGCTCGGCCCCGACAAATCGCTGGCGACGGCGCCGGTCACCGGCTTCAACCTCGGGGTGGCGCTCGGCGCGCTGCCGGCAGCCGCGATCATCCGCCGGCTAGGCCATCGCGGCGGCTTCATGACCGGCACCCTCATCACCGCGCTCGGCGGCCTGATCGCGACGCTGGCGCTCTTTCAGGCGAGCTTCTGGCTGTTCGCCTTCGGCCTCGGCGTGATCGGTGTCGGCGGCGCCTTCGTCCAGCAATTCCGCTTCGCCGCCGCCGATAACGCGCCGCCGCAATTCAAGGCGCGCGCCATTTCCTTCGTTCTGGCCGGCGGCATCGTCACCGCCATCCTCGGGCCGCAGATCGTCATCTACACCCGTGAGCTTCTGGCGCCGGTGATGTTTGCCGGATCCTTCGCCTCGATCCTGATCCTTGCAGCGGTCGGCGCCGTCGTCCTTTCCTTCCTGCACATTTCCACAGGTAAAAGCGGCTCCGCGGAAACCGCCGCAAGCGACGCCCGCCCGCTGGTCGAGATCGCCACCCAGCCGCGCTTCGTCGCGGCACTATTCTGCGCCGTCTGCGCCTATGCGCTGATGAGCTTCGTCATGACCGGCGCGCCGCTCGCCATGGTCGGCTGCGGGCTCTCGACCGACGATGCCACGCTCGGCATTTCCTGGCACGTCATGGCGATGTTCGGGCCGAGCTTCTTCACCGGTTCGCTGATCCACCGCTTCGGCGCCGAACGCATCGTCGCCATCGGCCTGGTTCTGCTCATCGGCTGCGCAGCGGTGGCGCTTTCCGGCCTGGAGCTCTGGCATTTCTGGACGGCGCTGATCCTGCTCGGCCTCGGCTGGAATTTCGGCTTCATCGGCGCGACCGCCATGGTCGCAGCGAGCTACCACCCATCCGAAAAAGGCAAGGTGCAGGGTTTTCACGACTTCGTCCTGTTCGGCTCCGTCGCCTTCGCTTCGCTGATGTCGGGCGCGGTCTACAATGCCTGGGGCTGGACCATGCTGAACTGGGTCGTGTTCCCGGTTGTTGCGCTCTGCTTCCTGGCGCTCGGCGCCTTGAGGATCACGGGATTGCGCCGACCCGGCATATGA
- a CDS encoding MarR family winged helix-turn-helix transcriptional regulator yields the protein MINSRPAAKTANVSDDRREAIRSLYMESLQLVERLHRRLLDVIKDEFDRNGRSDINAIQALLLFNIGNSELTAGELRSRGYYLGSNVSYNLKKLVDLGFINHQRSRIDRRSVRVSLTPKGNDVADVVAGLYERHVGSIEAVGGINTDEFKQMNRALQRLDRFWNDTIAYRM from the coding sequence ATGATCAATTCGCGTCCGGCGGCGAAGACCGCCAACGTATCCGACGACCGCCGCGAGGCGATCCGTTCGCTGTACATGGAATCGCTGCAGCTGGTGGAGCGTCTGCATCGCCGCCTGCTTGACGTGATCAAGGACGAGTTCGACCGCAACGGCCGCTCCGACATCAACGCCATCCAGGCGCTGCTGCTGTTCAACATCGGCAATTCGGAGCTGACCGCCGGCGAGCTGCGCTCGCGCGGTTATTATCTCGGTTCGAACGTCTCCTACAATCTGAAGAAGCTGGTCGACCTCGGCTTCATCAACCACCAGCGCTCGCGCATCGACCGCCGTTCGGTCCGCGTCTCGCTGACGCCGAAGGGCAACGACGTGGCCGACGTCGTCGCCGGTCTCTACGAGCGCCATGTCGGCTCGATCGAGGCGGTCGGCGGCATCAACACCGACGAGTTCAAGCAGATGAACCGCGCCCTGCAGCGGCTGGATCGCTTCTGGAACGATACGATCGCTTACCGCATGTAA
- the ribD gene encoding bifunctional diaminohydroxyphosphoribosylaminopyrimidine deaminase/5-amino-6-(5-phosphoribosylamino)uracil reductase RibD: MAGPRLSEADQAALDRRYMAAALRLSRRNAGRTSTNPSVGTIVVRDDGAGPMVVGTGVTAIGGRPHAETEALAEAGELAHGATAYVTLEPCAHHGRTPPCANALVNAGIARVVGAASDPDPRVSGKGYAILRAAGIEVAEKVLATEAAEQMAGYLIRSLKKRPEVILKLALSSDGKIGRRGAGQVAITGEIARREVYLMRAEADAILVGIGTALEDDPALTVRLPGLENRSPARIILDRQIRLPETCKLVSGVDRVPLYVAACPEADPHRRAALERAGVHFIGTETYESEVALPELLEDLAALGMASVLVEGGAKVAKAFLEEDLVDRIVLFQGPEAIGEDGIASPIDADHIPPGFRKLREMRFGEDSYAEWVRP, from the coding sequence ATGGCAGGACCGCGACTGAGCGAGGCCGATCAGGCGGCTCTGGATCGTCGTTACATGGCCGCGGCGCTGAGGCTGTCGCGCCGCAATGCCGGCCGCACCTCCACCAACCCTTCCGTCGGCACGATTGTCGTGCGCGACGACGGCGCCGGTCCGATGGTCGTCGGCACCGGCGTCACCGCTATCGGCGGCCGGCCGCATGCCGAGACCGAGGCCCTGGCCGAGGCCGGTGAGCTTGCGCACGGCGCCACTGCCTATGTCACCCTGGAGCCTTGCGCCCACCATGGCCGCACGCCGCCTTGCGCCAACGCGCTGGTCAATGCCGGCATCGCGCGCGTCGTGGGTGCTGCCAGCGATCCCGATCCGCGCGTCTCCGGCAAGGGCTATGCCATCCTGCGCGCCGCCGGCATCGAGGTGGCGGAGAAGGTGCTGGCCACCGAGGCCGCCGAGCAGATGGCCGGCTATTTGATTCGATCTCTGAAGAAACGCCCGGAAGTGATCCTGAAGCTTGCGCTTTCCAGCGATGGCAAGATCGGCAGGAGAGGCGCCGGCCAGGTTGCCATCACCGGCGAGATCGCGCGGCGCGAGGTCTATCTGATGCGCGCCGAGGCCGATGCCATCCTGGTCGGCATCGGTACCGCGCTCGAGGACGATCCGGCTCTGACCGTGCGCTTGCCGGGGCTGGAGAACCGCTCGCCGGCGCGCATCATCCTCGATCGCCAGATCCGGTTGCCGGAGACATGCAAGCTGGTGTCCGGCGTTGACCGTGTTCCGCTCTATGTCGCGGCGTGCCCCGAGGCGGACCCGCACCGGCGGGCCGCGCTCGAACGCGCTGGCGTGCATTTTATCGGTACGGAAACGTACGAAAGTGAAGTGGCCCTGCCGGAACTGCTGGAGGATTTGGCCGCGCTCGGCATGGCAAGCGTGCTGGTGGAGGGCGGCGCCAAGGTGGCCAAGGCCTTTCTGGAGGAAGACCTGGTCGACCGTATCGTCCTGTTCCAGGGGCCGGAAGCAATCGGCGAGGACGGCATTGCATCGCCTATCGACGCCGACCATATCCCGCCGGGTTTCCGCAAATTGCGCGAGATGCGCTTCGGCGAGGACAGCTACGCCGAATGGGTACGACCATGA
- a CDS encoding Na+/H+ antiporter, producing MDVAVFILVVLAFVALSGALMRLVRVPLPVLQIAIGAALAWPARGLHVEIDPELFLLVFIPPLLFGDAFAAPKRELIELRGPILDLAIGLVFFTIVGFGYALHWLVPSIPLVVAFALAAVLSPTDAVAVSSIVDRNVVPARLMHILEGESLLNDASGLVMFRFAVAAALTGSFSFAAASLSFVYAVAVGILAGIAALFIAAKALQILGRIGGTPAEAQVLVMILLPFVAYLIAEHAGASGILAAVTAGLLTGTSGIFRYLAVSGRIQAMSLWSTLTFVFNGALFILLGLQLPDIIRKVPPELTSRHWLFEPALTVLILTLCLIGLRFLWIWIGDMATGIAARLGKREAEPFGFRVRLAGSVAGVRGAITLAGILSLPLALQDGSPFPARDVVIFLAAGVIICSLVIASLALPRIARGLVEPGEDPGAAEERRARVGAANAAIARIESLAGNGGEEGEVAEARLAVADSIVAGYRRRIAASDEAEEARAEAREAGRLELELRHAGIEAERAAVRAMFRSREINDHTMRALLSEITLTEALLKSRQGRK from the coding sequence ATGGACGTCGCCGTCTTCATCCTCGTCGTGCTTGCTTTCGTGGCGCTTTCCGGCGCGCTGATGCGGCTGGTGCGGGTGCCGCTGCCGGTGTTGCAGATCGCCATCGGCGCCGCCCTTGCCTGGCCGGCGCGCGGCCTGCATGTCGAGATCGATCCGGAGCTGTTCCTCCTGGTGTTCATCCCGCCGCTTCTGTTCGGCGATGCCTTCGCGGCGCCGAAGCGGGAGCTGATCGAGCTGCGAGGGCCGATCCTCGATCTTGCGATCGGATTGGTTTTCTTCACCATTGTCGGCTTCGGCTACGCCCTGCATTGGCTGGTGCCGAGCATCCCGCTTGTGGTTGCATTCGCTTTAGCCGCCGTGCTGTCGCCGACCGATGCGGTCGCCGTGTCCTCGATCGTCGACCGCAATGTCGTTCCGGCGCGGCTGATGCATATATTGGAAGGCGAATCCCTGCTCAACGATGCCTCCGGCCTGGTCATGTTCCGCTTCGCCGTAGCAGCGGCGCTGACCGGCAGCTTCTCCTTCGCCGCCGCCTCGCTGAGCTTCGTCTATGCCGTGGCCGTCGGCATCCTTGCCGGCATCGCGGCGCTGTTCATCGCCGCCAAGGCGCTGCAAATCCTTGGCCGCATCGGCGGCACGCCGGCGGAGGCGCAGGTGCTGGTCATGATCCTGCTGCCCTTCGTCGCCTATCTGATCGCCGAGCATGCCGGCGCCTCCGGCATCCTGGCCGCGGTCACGGCGGGCCTGCTCACCGGGACGTCCGGCATTTTCCGCTATCTGGCGGTCTCGGGGCGCATTCAGGCGATGTCGCTATGGTCGACACTGACCTTCGTCTTCAATGGCGCTCTCTTCATCCTGCTTGGCCTGCAGCTTCCAGACATCATCCGCAAGGTTCCGCCGGAGCTCACCAGCCGGCACTGGCTGTTCGAGCCGGCGCTGACCGTGCTCATTTTGACGCTCTGCCTGATCGGCCTGCGCTTCCTCTGGATCTGGATCGGCGACATGGCCACTGGGATCGCCGCACGGCTCGGCAAGCGCGAAGCCGAGCCCTTTGGTTTCCGTGTCAGGCTTGCCGGGTCGGTGGCCGGTGTGCGCGGGGCGATCACGCTGGCCGGCATCCTGTCGCTGCCGCTCGCGCTGCAGGACGGCTCGCCCTTTCCGGCTAGAGATGTGGTGATCTTTCTCGCCGCCGGCGTCATCATCTGCTCGCTGGTCATCGCCAGCCTCGCTTTGCCGAGGATCGCGCGCGGGCTGGTCGAGCCGGGCGAGGATCCGGGCGCGGCGGAAGAACGCCGGGCGCGTGTCGGCGCTGCCAACGCGGCCATCGCCAGGATAGAAAGTCTCGCCGGCAACGGCGGCGAAGAGGGCGAGGTGGCCGAGGCCCGGCTCGCGGTTGCCGACAGCATCGTTGCCGGCTACCGACGCCGCATCGCGGCGTCCGACGAGGCCGAAGAGGCGCGCGCCGAGGCTCGTGAAGCCGGGCGGCTGGAACTCGAGCTGAGGCATGCCGGCATCGAGGCGGAGCGCGCCGCCGTGCGCGCCATGTTCCGCAGCCGCGAGATCAACGACCATACGATGCGGGCGCTGCTTTCCGAGATCACGCTGACCGAAGCCCTGCTCAAGAGCCGGCAGGGCAGGAAATAA
- a CDS encoding L,D-transpeptidase family protein, translated as MRTSRRFFLTGASALAAAVVAGHASAQDVVGDILKSSARGNWDDQFDARASQTGKVASTLPIFSLQTVAFTEQAVAQYQNIVGQGGWEQVPATKKLQLGVDDPDVVPLRKRLMISGDLSQSAGISTAFDSYVDSAVKRFQLRHGLPADGAMGKYTYAAMNVSAQIRLGQLQTNLQRLKEKAGTLGSRYVLVDIPAAQIEAVENERVVLRHTAIVGKIDRQTPIVNSKINEIIVNPYWNAPVSIVRKDIIPLMRKDPKYLEESHIRLFAPDGSEVDPMTVDWSTDDAAKYRFRQDPGVGNAMASVKINFPSPDGVYMHDTPQQSLFGKLMRFDSSGCVRVQNVRDLVTWILRDTPGWDRQHFEATIKTGENTPVQVVNPVPVHFLYLSAWSTGTGVVQFRDDIYGLDGNSELQITSAL; from the coding sequence ATGAGAACCAGCCGCCGTTTCTTCCTGACCGGTGCCTCCGCGCTCGCCGCCGCTGTTGTCGCCGGCCATGCCAGCGCGCAGGATGTGGTCGGGGATATCCTGAAATCCTCGGCCCGCGGCAACTGGGACGACCAGTTCGATGCCCGCGCCAGTCAGACCGGCAAGGTTGCCTCGACGCTGCCGATCTTCAGTCTGCAGACCGTCGCCTTCACCGAGCAGGCGGTGGCGCAGTATCAGAACATCGTAGGCCAAGGCGGCTGGGAACAGGTTCCGGCAACCAAGAAGCTTCAGCTCGGCGTCGACGATCCGGATGTCGTGCCGCTGCGCAAGCGGCTGATGATCTCGGGCGACCTGTCGCAGAGCGCCGGTATCTCTACGGCCTTCGATTCCTATGTCGACTCGGCGGTCAAGCGCTTCCAGCTTCGCCACGGCCTGCCGGCCGATGGCGCGATGGGCAAATACACGTATGCGGCGATGAACGTTTCGGCGCAGATCCGGCTCGGCCAGCTGCAGACCAACCTGCAGCGCCTGAAGGAAAAGGCCGGCACGCTCGGCAGCCGCTATGTGCTGGTCGACATTCCGGCCGCACAGATCGAGGCCGTCGAGAACGAGCGCGTGGTCCTTCGCCACACCGCGATCGTCGGCAAGATCGACCGCCAGACGCCGATCGTGAATTCCAAGATCAACGAGATCATCGTCAATCCGTACTGGAACGCGCCGGTCTCGATCGTGCGCAAGGACATCATTCCGCTGATGCGGAAGGACCCCAAATACCTCGAGGAGAGCCACATCCGGCTGTTCGCGCCGGACGGCAGCGAGGTCGATCCGATGACCGTCGACTGGTCGACGGACGATGCCGCCAAGTACCGTTTCCGCCAGGATCCGGGCGTCGGCAACGCCATGGCCTCGGTCAAGATCAACTTCCCGAGCCCGGACGGCGTCTATATGCACGACACGCCGCAGCAGAGCCTGTTCGGCAAGCTGATGCGCTTCGACTCCTCCGGCTGTGTGCGCGTCCAGAACGTGCGCGACCTCGTCACCTGGATCCTGCGCGACACGCCTGGCTGGGATCGCCAGCATTTCGAGGCCACCATCAAGACCGGCGAGAACACGCCGGTTCAGGTCGTCAATCCGGTGCCGGTCCACTTCCTCTATCTGTCCGCGTGGTCGACCGGGACCGGCGTCGTGCAGTTCCGCGACGACATTTACGGCCTCGACGGCAACAGCGAGCTGCAGATCACGTCTGCGCTGTAA
- the nusB gene encoding transcription antitermination factor NusB, whose product MTEPAQTGAVRHANKRGAARLAAVQALYQMDVAGSGVFEITAEYEAFRLGKEVDGALYREADAQWFRAILTGVVDNQKTIDPVIRQALTDDWPLSRLDSTLRAILRAGVYELMKRDDVPVAVIVSEYVDIAKAFYEEDEPKLVNAVLDRVSRRVRGEGRGKDAS is encoded by the coding sequence GTGACCGAGCCTGCCCAGACCGGTGCGGTGCGCCACGCCAACAAGCGCGGTGCCGCTCGTCTTGCCGCTGTCCAGGCGCTCTATCAGATGGATGTGGCAGGCAGCGGTGTCTTCGAGATCACCGCCGAATACGAGGCCTTCCGGCTGGGCAAGGAAGTCGACGGCGCGCTCTATCGCGAGGCCGACGCGCAATGGTTCCGCGCCATCCTGACCGGCGTCGTCGACAACCAGAAGACCATCGATCCCGTCATCCGCCAGGCGCTCACCGACGACTGGCCGCTGTCGCGGCTGGATTCGACGCTGCGCGCCATCCTGCGCGCCGGCGTCTATGAGCTGATGAAGCGGGACGACGTGCCGGTGGCCGTCATCGTCTCGGAATATGTCGATATCGCCAAGGCCTTCTACGAGGAGGATGAGCCGAAGCTGGTCAATGCCGTGCTCGATCGCGTTTCGCGCCGGGTGCGAGGCGAGGGACGCGGCAAGGACGCATCATGA
- the glyA gene encoding serine hydroxymethyltransferase — translation MSNAAAASSKFESFFETTLADADPEIFGAIRNELGRQRHEIELIASENIVSRAVLEAQGSIMTNKYAEGYPGKRYYGGCQFVDVAEELAIERAKKLFGCNFANVQPNSGSQMNQAVFLALLQPGDTFMGLDLNSGGHLTHGSPVNMSGKWFKVVSYGVRKDDHLLDMDAIEKTAHETKPKLILAGGTAYSRTWDWKRFREIADSIGAYLMVDMAHIAGLVAGGMHPSPLPHAHVVTTTTHKSLRGPRGGMILCNDEEIAKKMNSAVFPGLQGGPLMHVIAAKAVALGEALKPSFKAYAESIVANAKALASSLQETGLDIVSGGTDNHLMLVDLRPKNATGKRAEAALGRANITCNKNGIPFDPEKPFVTSGVRLGTPAGTTRGFGQAEFREIGKLIAEVLDGLKVANSDEGNAAVEAAVKAKVTALTDRFPLYPYLG, via the coding sequence ATGTCAAATGCCGCGGCAGCCTCCAGCAAATTCGAATCCTTCTTTGAGACCACGCTTGCCGATGCCGATCCGGAAATTTTCGGCGCTATCCGCAACGAGCTTGGCCGCCAGCGCCATGAGATCGAGCTGATCGCCTCGGAGAACATCGTGTCCCGCGCCGTGCTCGAGGCTCAAGGGTCGATCATGACCAACAAATATGCCGAGGGCTATCCGGGTAAGCGCTACTATGGCGGTTGCCAGTTCGTCGACGTGGCCGAGGAACTGGCCATCGAGCGCGCGAAAAAGCTGTTCGGCTGCAACTTCGCCAACGTCCAGCCGAATTCCGGCAGCCAGATGAACCAGGCCGTGTTCCTGGCGCTGCTGCAGCCCGGCGACACCTTCATGGGCCTCGACTTGAATTCCGGCGGCCATCTCACCCACGGCTCGCCGGTCAACATGAGCGGCAAGTGGTTCAAGGTCGTCTCCTACGGCGTGCGCAAGGACGACCATCTGCTCGACATGGACGCGATCGAAAAGACCGCGCATGAGACCAAGCCGAAGCTTATCCTGGCCGGCGGCACTGCCTATTCGCGCACCTGGGACTGGAAGCGTTTCCGCGAGATCGCCGATTCGATCGGTGCCTACCTGATGGTCGACATGGCCCACATCGCCGGCCTCGTCGCTGGCGGCATGCACCCGTCGCCGCTGCCCCATGCCCATGTCGTGACCACGACCACGCACAAGTCGCTGCGTGGCCCGCGCGGCGGCATGATCCTGTGCAACGACGAGGAGATCGCCAAGAAGATGAATTCGGCGGTGTTCCCCGGTCTGCAGGGCGGTCCGCTGATGCATGTCATCGCCGCCAAGGCGGTGGCGCTCGGCGAGGCGCTGAAGCCGAGCTTCAAGGCCTATGCCGAAAGCATCGTCGCCAACGCCAAGGCGCTGGCTTCGAGCCTGCAGGAAACCGGCCTCGATATCGTCTCGGGCGGCACCGACAATCATCTGATGCTGGTCGACCTCAGACCGAAGAACGCCACCGGCAAGCGTGCCGAGGCGGCCCTTGGCCGGGCCAACATCACCTGCAACAAGAACGGCATCCCTTTCGACCCGGAAAAGCCCTTCGTCACCTCCGGTGTCCGTCTCGGCACGCCTGCCGGCACCACGCGCGGCTTCGGCCAGGCCGAATTCCGCGAGATCGGCAAGCTGATCGCCGAGGTGCTGGATGGGCTGAAGGTGGCGAATTCCGACGAGGGCAATGCCGCCGTCGAGGCCGCCGTAAAGGCCAAGGTCACGGCGCTGACGGATCGTTTCCCGCTCTATCCTTATCTCGGTTGA
- the nrdR gene encoding transcriptional regulator NrdR has protein sequence MRCPYCQSEDTQVKDSRPAEDGAAIRRRRVCPDCGGRFTTFERVQLRDLVVIKKSGRKVPFDRDKLLRSVEIAVRKRNVDPERIDRAVTGIVRQLESSGETEVASGEVGRLVMEALKSLDDVAYVRFASVYRNFREAKDFHELLGELKGDEEKTEEDAG, from the coding sequence ATGCGCTGCCCTTATTGCCAGTCCGAAGATACGCAGGTGAAGGATTCGCGCCCCGCCGAGGATGGCGCTGCGATCCGCAGGCGCCGCGTCTGTCCGGATTGCGGCGGCCGCTTCACCACCTTCGAGCGCGTGCAACTGCGCGACCTCGTCGTCATCAAGAAGTCCGGCCGCAAGGTGCCGTTCGATCGCGACAAGCTCCTGCGCTCCGTCGAGATCGCGGTGCGCAAGCGCAACGTCGATCCCGAGCGCATCGACCGCGCTGTGACCGGCATCGTGCGTCAGCTCGAAAGTTCCGGCGAGACGGAAGTGGCCTCCGGCGAGGTCGGCCGCCTGGTCATGGAGGCGCTGAAATCGCTCGACGACGTCGCCTATGTCCGCTTTGCCTCTGTCTACCGCAACTTCCGCGAAGCCAAGGATTTCCACGAATTGCTGGGCGAGCTGAAGGGCGACGAGGAAAAAACCGAAGAGGACGCCGGCTGA
- a CDS encoding ABC transporter substrate-binding protein: MFSIGKLAAAAIAFGIATASAHAQVVVSSKIDTEGGVLGNIIELVLNANNIKTTDRIQLGATPVVRKAITAGEIDIYPEYTGNAAFFFQKADDPVWKDAAKAYETAKKLDYDANKIVWLSPSPANNTWAIALRKEVVDENKLATLSDFGKYVSGGGKVVLAASAEFVNSAAALPAFQTTYGFKLKPDQLITLSGGDTAATIAAAANQTNGANAAMVYGTDGGIQPSGLVVLEDDKAVQPVYQPAPIIREQVLKEHPEIETLLKPVFAKLDLATLQQLNGRVQLGGEPAKGVAEDFLKKNGFLK; the protein is encoded by the coding sequence ATGTTTTCAATCGGAAAGCTCGCCGCAGCGGCGATCGCATTCGGCATCGCCACAGCCTCGGCGCACGCTCAGGTGGTGGTCTCCTCGAAGATCGACACCGAAGGCGGCGTGCTCGGCAACATCATCGAGCTGGTTCTGAACGCCAACAACATCAAGACCACGGACCGCATTCAACTAGGCGCGACGCCGGTTGTGCGCAAAGCGATCACCGCCGGCGAGATCGACATCTATCCCGAGTATACCGGCAATGCCGCCTTCTTCTTCCAGAAGGCGGACGACCCGGTGTGGAAGGACGCCGCCAAGGCCTACGAAACCGCCAAGAAGCTCGACTATGACGCCAACAAGATCGTCTGGCTGTCGCCGTCGCCCGCCAACAACACCTGGGCGATCGCGCTGCGCAAGGAAGTGGTCGACGAGAACAAGCTGGCTACGCTGTCGGACTTCGGCAAATACGTCTCCGGCGGCGGCAAGGTGGTGCTGGCCGCCTCGGCCGAGTTCGTCAATTCGGCTGCGGCCCTGCCGGCCTTCCAGACCACTTACGGCTTCAAGCTTAAGCCGGACCAGTTGATCACGCTTTCCGGCGGCGACACGGCGGCGACCATCGCCGCCGCCGCCAATCAGACCAACGGCGCAAACGCCGCCATGGTCTACGGCACCGATGGCGGCATCCAGCCCTCCGGCCTTGTCGTGCTCGAGGATGACAAGGCCGTGCAGCCCGTCTACCAGCCCGCGCCGATCATCCGTGAGCAGGTGCTCAAGGAGCATCCGGAGATCGAGACGCTGCTGAAGCCGGTCTTCGCCAAGCTCGACCTTGCCACGCTGCAGCAGCTCAACGGCCGTGTCCAGCTGGGTGGTGAACCCGCGAAGGGGGTGGCGGAAGACTTTTTG
- a CDS encoding GYD domain-containing protein, whose amino-acid sequence MAMYLTRFSYTPETWARMIENPEDRRNAARSYIESAGGKLHGFWYAFGEHDGWNLWEAPDNVSMAAVALAIGAGGALSSFETTVLLSVEETIEALGKAKSIRYRPPAT is encoded by the coding sequence ATGGCAATGTATCTCACGCGCTTCAGCTATACACCCGAGACGTGGGCGCGGATGATCGAAAATCCCGAGGACCGGCGCAACGCGGCTCGTTCGTACATTGAGTCTGCGGGCGGAAAGCTGCACGGGTTCTGGTACGCTTTCGGCGAACACGATGGCTGGAATCTCTGGGAGGCGCCGGACAATGTGTCGATGGCCGCCGTCGCTCTCGCCATCGGTGCCGGCGGCGCGCTGAGTTCGTTCGAGACCACCGTTCTCCTCAGCGTCGAGGAGACGATTGAAGCTCTCGGCAAGGCGAAGTCGATCCGTTATCGACCGCCGGCAACATAA